In Helianthus annuus cultivar XRQ/B chromosome 3, HanXRQr2.0-SUNRISE, whole genome shotgun sequence, a single window of DNA contains:
- the LOC110931981 gene encoding transcription factor bHLH95, with product MAEGVGQEGFFWNSYPWVMSGNSSGGGGGEERFSSDKNSLENLNQMKQHKMRDTMDGSSVRDQEVAATIVGGASKQNDDTLEIKKEIITEDTEVSLHNLKGKRKLAPSDHDLHIWTERERRKKMRNMFHQLHALMPQLPQKVDKAAIVDEAVDYIKTLQQTLQRLETKKVERLYSPSTKTTTGSTRESFLADQGSSIGKVLSSSSTSLISFPLSSTKIFQTWVSSKVTLNVCDIDAHISICAPRKPGLLTAICFVLEKHKLEIVSANISSDELKSLFMIHVRANTCDQAMEMSHYDDIYKQAASEITHWVNSK from the exons ATGGCTGAAGGTGTAGGCCAAGAAGGTTTTTTTTGGAATAGTTATCCTTGGGTTATGTCAGGTAATTctagtggcggtggtggtggtgaagaaAGATTTTCAAGTGATAAGAATTCACTCGAAAATCTTAATCAGATGAAACAACACAAGATGCGAGACACAATGGATGGTTCAAGTGTTCGTGACCAAGAAGTGGCAGCAACAATCGTCGGTGGTGCTAGCAAGCAAAATGATGATACTTTGGAGATTAAAAAAGAGATCATAACTGAGGACACCGAGGTAAGTCTTCATAATCTTAAGGGAAAAAGAAAGCTCGCGCCAAGTGATCATGACTTGCATATATGGACCGAGCGAGAAAGGAGAAAGAAAATGAGGAACATGTTCCATCAACTTCATGCCTTAATGCCTCAACTTCCTCAGAAG GTAGACAAAGCTGCAATAGTTGATGAGGCTGTAGACTACATTAAAACACTGCAACAAACCCTCCAAAGGCTTGAAACAAAGAAGGTAGAAAGGCTCTACAGTCCATCAACCAAAACCACTACTGGCAGCACTAGAGAGTCGTTTCTAGCCGATCAGGGTTCCTCAATTGGGAAAGTCTTGTCATCTAGCTCAACCTCGTTAATATCCTTCCCATTAAGCTCAACGAAAATTTTTCAAACGTGGGTGTCTTCCAAAGTCACATTAAATGTGTGCGACATAGATGCGCATATTAGCATTTGTGCACCCCGTAAGCCTGGGCTCCTTACTGCGATTTGCTTCGTGCTGGAGAAGCACAAGCTCGAGATTGTCTCAGCTAATATTTCTTCTGATGAATTGAAGAGCTTGTTTATGATTCATGTTCGA GCAAACACTTGTGATCAGGCTATGGAGATGTCTCATTATGATGACATATACAAGCAAGCTGCATCAGAGATAACCCACTGGGTTAACTCTAAATGA